Proteins encoded by one window of Candidatus Neomarinimicrobiota bacterium:
- a CDS encoding DNA alkylation repair protein, whose product MNKNSENFIEDLKKKIISTLIHNSSDKERIIQSRFFKAGDNIKLIGVKGPVIVKVCGNALDSVSLSKKDILYLSKELLKEKIHEYKVAGISVLKLKRELLDLNDIEYIKELFLKNYFNNWALIDTISLGVIGYLISKEKSLVDKVTSWRKYDNIYIKRASIVSLIKLIKYVEVDYIFNHCQYFFSIQHDLITKANGWLLREVGKLDMLALKKFLISNIQSIPRTTLRYAIEKFPEQERKDILSIPYR is encoded by the coding sequence TTGAATAAAAATTCAGAGAATTTTATAGAAGATTTAAAGAAGAAAATAATTTCAACATTAATACATAATTCAAGCGATAAAGAGAGGATAATTCAATCAAGATTCTTTAAAGCTGGTGATAATATCAAATTAATTGGTGTAAAAGGTCCTGTGATTGTTAAGGTATGCGGGAATGCCTTGGATAGTGTTTCATTATCAAAAAAGGATATACTTTATTTATCTAAGGAGTTATTAAAGGAGAAGATTCATGAGTATAAGGTAGCTGGAATTTCTGTCCTCAAATTAAAAAGAGAATTGCTTGACTTAAATGATATTGAATATATAAAAGAGCTGTTTTTAAAAAATTACTTCAATAACTGGGCTTTAATTGATACCATTTCTCTTGGAGTTATAGGATATTTAATTAGTAAAGAAAAAAGTTTGGTTGATAAGGTTACCAGCTGGAGGAAGTATGATAATATCTATATAAAAAGAGCATCGATTGTATCGTTGATAAAATTAATAAAATACGTTGAAGTTGATTATATTTTCAATCACTGCCAATATTTTTTCTCGATTCAACATGATTTGATAACAAAAGCAAACGGCTGGTTATTAAGGGAAGTTGGTAAGTTAGATATGCTGGCTTTAAAAAAATTTTTAATAAGCAATATACAATCGATCCCGCGTACAACATTGCGATATGCAATAGAAAAATTTCCAGAACAGGAAAGAAAGGATATTTTATCCATACCTTACAGGTGA
- a CDS encoding DUF72 domain-containing protein has protein sequence MNGKVYIGTSGWSYRHWIGRFYPVEIKTKEWLNHYSRFFNTVEINSSFYHLISEKTYAKWYDTVPEKFQFAVKMSRFVTHVKRLGDVSEPLDNFLKGVLRLKEKLGIILVQLPPSMKFDVKRIENFIQILYDKKVLPTIRVSFEVRNQTFLCDRFYDILRKNKIALCFSDWPGVEVDNPVIADYIYIRRHGPKSLYASNYTDDDLKKDLEMMRDVLNKGMDSYIYFNNDAYAFAVDCCFRIKEMLK, from the coding sequence ATGAATGGTAAAGTATATATAGGTACTTCCGGATGGTCATATAGACACTGGATAGGTAGGTTTTATCCCGTTGAAATAAAAACAAAAGAATGGTTGAATCATTACTCACGATTTTTTAATACAGTTGAAATAAACTCCTCATTTTACCATCTTATATCGGAGAAGACCTATGCTAAATGGTATGATACCGTTCCTGAGAAATTTCAGTTTGCAGTAAAAATGTCAAGATTCGTTACACATGTTAAAAGACTCGGCGATGTTTCCGAACCGTTAGATAACTTTTTAAAGGGAGTATTAAGACTTAAAGAAAAGCTTGGGATTATACTGGTGCAGCTTCCCCCTTCTATGAAATTTGATGTTAAAAGGATAGAGAATTTTATACAAATTCTTTATGATAAAAAGGTGCTTCCAACAATACGTGTATCGTTCGAAGTTAGAAATCAAACATTTTTGTGTGATAGATTTTATGATATACTTAGAAAAAATAAAATTGCATTGTGTTTTAGTGATTGGCCTGGCGTGGAAGTTGATAATCCTGTTATAGCAGATTATATTTATATTAGACGGCACGGACCGAAAAGTTTATACGCTTCTAATTATACTGATGATGATTTAAAGAAAGACTTGGAAATGATGAGAGATGTGCTAAATAAAGGAATGGATTCATATATTTATTTTAATAATGATGCTTATGCCTTTGCTGTTGACTGTTGTTTCAGAATCAAGGAAATGTTGAAATAA
- a CDS encoding YbhB/YbcL family Raf kinase inhibitor-like protein: MSFVLKSSSFKNGERIPVKHTCEGEDISPQLTWEGVPQGTKSFALICDDPDAPMGTWVHWVVYNIPDSVNSLPEGVEKADTVFGYIYQGRNSFGRIGYGGPCPPRGPAHRYFFKLYALDFVPALKAGATKEQVLNAISGHILGTAELMGIYSR; the protein is encoded by the coding sequence ATGAGCTTTGTTTTGAAAAGTTCATCATTTAAAAATGGTGAGAGGATACCCGTCAAGCATACCTGCGAGGGGGAGGATATTTCTCCTCAGCTAACATGGGAAGGTGTTCCGCAAGGTACTAAAAGTTTTGCTTTAATTTGTGATGATCCTGATGCTCCTATGGGAACTTGGGTACACTGGGTGGTTTATAATATCCCGGATTCCGTTAATAGTCTTCCTGAAGGTGTAGAAAAGGCGGATACTGTTTTTGGATATATATATCAGGGTAGAAATAGCTTTGGTCGAATTGGATATGGTGGTCCTTGCCCTCCAAGAGGACCGGCCCACAGATATTTTTTCAAACTGTATGCTCTTGACTTTGTACCAGCATTGAAAGCCGGTGCTACCAAGGAGCAGGTCCTGAATGCCATAAGTGGGCATATATTGGGTACGGCTGAATTGATGGGTATCTATAGTCGTTAA
- a CDS encoding DUF2179 domain-containing protein — MDIYNWIIIPFLIFMARICDVSIGTMRIIFIARGKRLFPPLLGFIEVSIWLLAISQVMQHLNNIVCFLAYGAGFATGNFVGMMIEEKLAVGMQAISMITNKTVDLVAMALRDEGYGVTVTRAYGAKGEVNVLLVIVPRREVQKVINIARSIEPNVFISVQDIREVRAGFFPQRSRQMRWRKVFKKR, encoded by the coding sequence ATGGATATATATAATTGGATCATTATACCTTTTCTAATTTTTATGGCACGTATATGTGACGTTTCAATTGGTACAATGAGGATTATTTTTATCGCCAGAGGCAAGCGTTTATTTCCCCCTTTATTGGGATTTATAGAGGTGAGTATATGGCTTCTGGCAATCTCCCAAGTAATGCAGCATTTAAATAATATTGTCTGCTTCCTCGCATATGGAGCAGGTTTTGCTACAGGAAATTTTGTAGGAATGATGATTGAAGAGAAACTGGCAGTTGGAATGCAGGCTATCAGTATGATTACCAATAAGACGGTTGATCTTGTTGCTATGGCATTGAGGGATGAAGGATATGGAGTTACAGTTACAAGGGCTTACGGGGCAAAAGGTGAAGTTAATGTATTACTTGTAATAGTACCAAGGAGGGAAGTACAAAAGGTTATTAATATTGCAAGAAGTATTGAGCCGAATGTTTTTATCTCCGTTCAAGATATTAGGGAGGTGAGAGCAGGATTTTTTCCACAAAGAAGCAGACAAATGAGATGGCGAAAAGTGTTCAAAAAGAGGTAG
- the argF gene encoding ornithine carbamoyltransferase — translation MKRDFLMITDFSSDEITETFKMAEMLKKYQKEGKEYKPLKNKTMAMIFAKPSARTRISFETGMYQLGGHALYLAPTDIGIGKREAIKDIAKVISRYNDIIMARLFEHRHIEELAKYASVPVINGLTDLTHPCQVMSDLFTIFEHKGTYQNLKIAFVGDGSNNVANSWVNIASRIPLDLTIVTPKNCLPEDNILNNAIKSGISTINIEHDPLTGVKEADVIYTDVWVSMGQESLREEKIKNFRGFQVNECLVKNAKKDVIVMHCLPAHRGEEITDDVIDGPHSVVYDEAENRMHVQKAIILKLFNIF, via the coding sequence ATGAAAAGAGATTTTCTCATGATAACTGATTTTAGCTCCGATGAGATAACAGAAACATTTAAAATGGCAGAAATGCTAAAAAAATATCAAAAAGAAGGTAAAGAATACAAACCTCTAAAAAATAAAACGATGGCGATGATCTTTGCAAAACCTTCTGCAAGAACAAGGATATCCTTTGAAACGGGTATGTATCAACTGGGAGGTCACGCACTTTATCTTGCACCCACCGATATCGGTATCGGTAAAAGAGAAGCTATCAAGGATATTGCAAAAGTAATTTCAAGATATAATGATATTATTATGGCACGGTTATTTGAACACAGGCATATCGAAGAACTGGCAAAATACGCATCTGTTCCAGTGATAAACGGTCTTACTGACCTTACTCACCCCTGCCAAGTTATGTCAGATCTTTTTACTATTTTTGAACATAAAGGTACATACCAGAACTTGAAAATTGCATTCGTTGGGGATGGCAGCAATAATGTTGCAAATTCCTGGGTGAATATAGCCTCCCGTATCCCACTTGATCTCACAATAGTAACTCCCAAAAATTGCCTGCCAGAAGACAATATTTTAAATAATGCAATAAAATCAGGAATAAGTACAATAAACATAGAACATGATCCATTAACTGGAGTCAAAGAGGCAGATGTAATCTATACCGATGTCTGGGTAAGTATGGGGCAGGAATCCTTAAGAGAAGAAAAGATTAAAAATTTTAGAGGATTTCAGGTTAATGAATGCTTAGTCAAAAATGCTAAAAAAGATGTAATAGTTATGCACTGCTTACCTGCACATCGTGGTGAAGAAATCACGGACGATGTAATAGATGGTCCACACTCTGTTGTATATGACGAGGCTGAAAACAGAATGCATGTTCAAAAGGCAATTATTTTAAAGCTATTCAATATATTTTAA
- a CDS encoding aminotransferase class I/II-fold pyridoxal phosphate-dependent enzyme: protein MEKEAEILNSVLEGTVVNDLLSDIGRSLFFPKGIVYQTEQAKLHANFLNATVGMAKENGKPIHLRLIDEMIGDISPDEIYSYAPSAGVEELRELWLEQLLLKNPRLKNGITSKPMVTGGVTNGLSIIADLFTDNGDALLLPELYWGNYKLIFSIKNGCSILTYNTFNDKGEYNIDGLDELIKKCNKDKLMILFNFPHNPTGYSPYSHEINGFKEIILRHADSGKKILLIFDDSYFGFFYEDDVYKHSLFNEFFDIHENVLSIKLDGATKEDFAWGFRIAFITYGGKGLKKEHYEALELKTKGMIRATISNANRLAQTLLIRAYENNNYFEEKREKFELLKSRFNEVKRQLEGRNSKYLTPLPFNSGYFLCFEVRDSAERLREYLLMKKGIGMISIADRYLRVSYASVDLENIKVLIDEIYRACEELFS, encoded by the coding sequence ATGGAAAAAGAAGCGGAAATACTAAATTCAGTTTTAGAAGGTACAGTTGTTAATGATTTATTATCTGATATTGGACGGTCACTATTCTTTCCGAAAGGAATTGTATATCAAACGGAACAGGCAAAGTTGCATGCAAACTTTTTAAATGCAACTGTTGGTATGGCTAAGGAAAATGGTAAACCTATTCACCTTAGATTAATAGACGAAATGATAGGGGATATCAGTCCCGATGAGATATACTCCTATGCTCCCAGCGCTGGAGTTGAGGAGTTAAGAGAATTATGGCTGGAGCAATTGTTATTGAAAAATCCGCGATTAAAAAATGGTATAACGAGCAAACCGATGGTTACAGGTGGTGTAACAAATGGTTTATCCATTATTGCTGATTTGTTCACTGATAATGGGGATGCACTGTTATTGCCTGAATTATACTGGGGTAATTATAAATTGATTTTTTCTATAAAAAATGGTTGTAGTATTCTGACCTATAACACATTTAATGATAAAGGCGAATATAACATAGATGGTCTTGATGAACTTATTAAAAAGTGTAATAAAGACAAATTGATGATTTTGTTTAATTTTCCTCATAATCCAACTGGCTATTCACCATATTCTCATGAGATTAATGGATTTAAAGAGATTATTTTGAGACATGCTGATAGCGGTAAAAAAATTTTGCTGATTTTTGATGATTCATATTTTGGATTTTTTTATGAAGATGACGTTTATAAGCATTCACTTTTCAATGAATTTTTTGATATTCATGAAAATGTCCTTTCTATAAAGCTTGATGGAGCTACAAAAGAAGATTTTGCATGGGGTTTCAGAATAGCTTTTATTACTTATGGTGGAAAAGGATTAAAGAAAGAGCATTATGAAGCACTGGAATTGAAAACAAAAGGAATGATCAGAGCTACAATTTCAAATGCCAATAGGCTTGCACAAACTTTGTTAATTCGAGCATACGAGAATAACAACTATTTCGAAGAAAAAAGAGAAAAATTTGAGTTACTTAAGTCACGTTTTAATGAGGTTAAAAGGCAACTTGAAGGAAGGAACAGTAAATATTTAACACCGCTTCCCTTTAACTCTGGTTATTTTTTATGTTTTGAAGTGAGAGATTCAGCAGAACGATTGAGGGAATATTTACTAATGAAGAAAGGCATAGGTATGATTTCTATTGCTGACAGATATTTGCGTGTTTCCTATGCGAGCGTTGATCTGGAAAATATTAAAGTTCTTATTGACGAAATATACAGAGCTTGTGAGGAGCTATTTTCCTAA
- a CDS encoding response regulator — MSKILIVDDEPGIRRILRKTLEDEGYTVFEAADGRECITQQRKHRPKLVIIDILMPIKDGFETIKELKKEFPETIIFAMSGATYEGSTEKLLEVGRKLGARRTFQKPLDMEEILNAVKEWLDKPMKAEDVESKAISVKQTIPVWLWIIFIFIALILGFILGNLGD, encoded by the coding sequence ATGTCAAAAATATTAATAGTCGATGATGAGCCAGGCATAAGAAGAATCCTACGAAAAACTCTTGAAGATGAAGGTTATACCGTATTTGAAGCCGCAGATGGAAGAGAATGTATAACTCAGCAAAGAAAGCACAGACCAAAGCTGGTAATTATAGATATACTTATGCCCATAAAAGATGGTTTTGAGACAATCAAAGAATTAAAAAAAGAGTTCCCTGAAACAATTATATTTGCAATGTCTGGAGCAACTTACGAAGGTTCCACTGAAAAATTGCTCGAAGTAGGGAGGAAATTAGGTGCGAGGAGAACATTTCAGAAACCACTTGATATGGAGGAAATATTAAATGCTGTCAAGGAGTGGCTCGATAAACCAATGAAGGCAGAAGATGTTGAAAGTAAAGCTATAAGCGTAAAACAAACTATACCTGTATGGTTATGGATTATTTTCATTTTTATAGCACTTATATTAGGTTTCATACTGGGAAACTTAGGCGATTAA
- a CDS encoding M14 family metallopeptidase — protein sequence MYNKKLIPILLFIISYFSIFSNSCEKLQKPLRERWKTPCEISQFKETPRYDETILFCKRLGRVSKFVKYRSFGKSSQGRELPLLIVDFDKRFSPNLQKRTGKPVILIQACIHAGEPDGKDAGLMFLRDVIIFGKYKELVKDVTLLFIPIFNVDGHERFGKYNRINQNGPIETGWRTTAQNFNLNRDFLKADAPEMKAWLKLFREWLPDFLVDIHVTDGADYQYVVTYGLEIRDVLDEPLRVWSNNIFLPQFISKMRKSGYEIFPYIHPRRWNDVESGLIIGVPSPRYSNGYGIVQNRIFLLIENHMLKDYKQRVLATYETIRNIVEIVSSERYSLKESVSQSDKMTSNMETGSAFYLNYRVDFSDSSRVKFLGKKYRHEYSDISGSEYIIWEDEPDTFDVFLFSKIFPADSVMVPYAYIIPPEWSDITTILILHGVNVKYLNRDLRLPVHTYKFFDFSWDSESYEGHHRVKFSLMDTVVERTFPKGSVLVLMNQRVNKVILHALEPKAPDSFLRWGFFNVIFERKEYAEMYVLEKLAREMITSNSSIYNEFLKRLKIDAEFRDNPRERLHFFYKRSPYWDKNYCMYPVGRVFKPFGL from the coding sequence ATGTATAACAAAAAGCTAATACCAATTTTACTATTTATAATCTCCTATTTTTCAATTTTTTCTAATAGCTGTGAGAAGCTACAGAAACCTCTCAGGGAAAGGTGGAAAACTCCCTGTGAAATATCACAGTTCAAAGAGACACCGCGTTATGATGAGACAATACTATTCTGTAAGAGATTAGGCAGGGTGTCCAAATTTGTAAAGTACAGGAGCTTTGGAAAATCGTCTCAGGGCAGAGAGTTACCGCTTTTGATTGTAGATTTCGATAAGCGCTTTTCACCAAATTTGCAGAAAAGAACGGGGAAACCAGTTATTCTTATTCAAGCTTGTATTCATGCAGGAGAACCTGATGGCAAAGACGCCGGTCTAATGTTTTTAAGAGATGTCATTATATTTGGAAAGTATAAGGAACTGGTCAAAGACGTTACTTTATTATTCATACCAATTTTTAATGTAGATGGTCATGAACGATTTGGTAAGTATAATCGTATAAATCAGAACGGACCAATTGAGACTGGCTGGCGAACTACCGCTCAGAATTTCAATCTCAATAGGGATTTTTTAAAAGCAGATGCTCCAGAAATGAAAGCATGGCTGAAGCTATTTAGGGAATGGTTACCGGATTTTCTTGTTGACATACATGTAACAGATGGTGCTGATTATCAATATGTTGTTACTTATGGTTTAGAAATCAGGGATGTATTGGATGAACCTCTAAGAGTTTGGAGTAATAATATTTTTCTACCCCAATTTATATCGAAGATGCGAAAATCGGGTTATGAAATTTTTCCATATATTCATCCAAGGAGATGGAATGATGTTGAAAGCGGTCTTATCATTGGTGTCCCATCACCAAGATATTCAAATGGATATGGGATAGTACAAAATAGAATTTTCTTACTTATTGAAAACCATATGCTTAAAGATTATAAGCAGAGAGTGTTAGCAACATACGAGACGATTAGGAATATTGTAGAAATTGTTAGTAGTGAGAGATATTCTTTAAAGGAATCCGTGTCACAATCTGATAAAATGACATCAAACATGGAAACAGGAAGTGCATTCTATCTTAATTATAGAGTCGATTTTAGCGATTCGTCCAGAGTTAAGTTTCTGGGAAAAAAGTATCGGCATGAATATAGCGATATTTCTGGATCTGAATACATTATATGGGAGGATGAACCAGATACATTTGATGTTTTTCTTTTTAGTAAAATTTTTCCTGCTGATTCCGTTATGGTACCATATGCCTATATTATTCCACCGGAATGGAGTGATATAACAACCATATTAATCCTCCATGGTGTTAATGTCAAGTATTTAAATAGAGATTTAAGGTTGCCTGTTCATACATATAAATTTTTTGATTTTTCATGGGATTCTGAATCCTACGAGGGGCATCATCGGGTTAAATTTTCTCTTATGGATACCGTTGTTGAGAGGACTTTTCCTAAAGGCAGCGTTCTAGTATTGATGAACCAGAGAGTGAATAAAGTTATATTGCACGCACTTGAACCGAAAGCACCAGATTCATTCTTGCGATGGGGATTTTTTAATGTAATTTTTGAAAGAAAAGAGTATGCAGAAATGTATGTGCTTGAAAAGCTGGCAAGGGAAATGATTACGTCAAATTCATCTATATATAATGAGTTCCTAAAAAGATTGAAAATTGATGCAGAATTTAGAGACAATCCTCGTGAAAGGCTTCATTTTTTCTATAAGAGGTCGCCTTATTGGGACAAAAATTATTGTATGTATCCAGTTGGTAGAGTATTTAAACCGTTTGGTTTATAA
- a CDS encoding peptidylprolyl isomerase, translating to MRRFSVYLIFLLLVIFSCSKKEVFRLRKGTPAYQLADELAKKLPLVDPEKDNIVAETKDFAVSAGEVINTIYHTYGRNAFQLIQFDQGRILDIMKVYAEATVEKKLLLREAGRKGISVDSTEVDSIIQIQYSRAGGEDAFLNIITNQGFTIDEVKSDISDNLKINKLIMMIVDTISVSNEELIEEYDKDRTATVRHILLSTQGMSDSQKVAVYKKMEEIREKAVTGEDFAELAKQYSEDPGSKDRGGLYENFERGKMVKEFEDQAFNTPIGEISPIFETRYGFHILKVINRKKESKPFDQVKDELESQIRNRKENDVISSYIEKLKKEAGFKLLI from the coding sequence ATGAGAAGGTTTAGCGTTTACTTAATTTTTTTATTATTAGTTATTTTTTCCTGTTCAAAAAAAGAGGTATTCAGATTGAGAAAAGGTACTCCAGCATATCAATTAGCTGATGAGCTGGCTAAAAAATTACCACTTGTAGATCCTGAGAAAGATAATATAGTTGCGGAAACTAAGGATTTTGCAGTATCTGCAGGAGAAGTAATCAACACGATATATCATACATATGGTAGAAATGCGTTTCAATTGATTCAATTTGATCAGGGAAGAATTCTGGATATAATGAAGGTCTATGCTGAGGCAACGGTAGAAAAGAAGTTATTACTCAGGGAAGCCGGTAGAAAGGGGATTTCTGTTGATTCTACGGAAGTAGATAGTATAATACAGATTCAATATAGCAGAGCGGGTGGAGAAGATGCTTTTTTAAATATTATTACAAATCAGGGATTTACTATTGATGAGGTTAAGTCTGATATCTCCGATAATTTAAAGATCAACAAACTGATTATGATGATAGTTGATACTATAAGTGTTTCAAATGAAGAATTGATTGAAGAATATGATAAAGATAGGACTGCTACAGTAAGACACATTTTATTATCAACACAGGGTATGTCTGATTCTCAAAAGGTTGCTGTTTATAAAAAAATGGAAGAGATAAGAGAAAAGGCAGTCACGGGGGAGGATTTTGCTGAGCTTGCAAAGCAATATTCTGAGGATCCAGGGTCTAAGGACCGAGGAGGGCTTTATGAGAATTTTGAAAGGGGTAAAATGGTTAAGGAATTTGAAGACCAGGCCTTTAATACACCGATAGGCGAAATCAGTCCCATTTTTGAAACAAGATATGGATTTCATATTTTGAAGGTTATTAATAGAAAAAAAGAATCCAAACCTTTTGATCAGGTAAAAGATGAACTAGAGAGTCAAATTCGAAATAGGAAAGAAAATGATGTAATTTCTAGTTACATTGAAAAATTGAAGAAGGAAGCTGGATTTAAACTCCTCATTTAA
- a CDS encoding response regulator, translating into MEKSEKIIDDSAIVEQKYESIARLISGVAHDFNNIISIIMGNAQMCLYKLDKKDVNAQSLRDYLNPIMNACERASKIIKQLLVTTKRDEVEFKIVNMNTLLRNLMKLIKELIGENIEIVSQFTDETWYILGNEANLEQVFLNLTINAKDAMPDGGKIFIKTENVEIDEDIAEKIGAIYAPKVEPGKYIKITFKDTGTGIPEDIMEKIFEPYFSTKPKGIGTGLGLAVVHGIVDKHHGYISVESEKGKGTSFYIYFPVITDVREQKLIKDTKDFIEQYQGNGEFILYLEDEDELRNIVSKILSSNGYRVISCKYRKDAEKIVGEHDDKISLFFADIVLIDGSGFDMAEWLRKNYSRIKILLTSGYSESIINLKKIIARKFKFIPKPYSIIELLKEIKETIEKKD; encoded by the coding sequence ATGGAAAAATCTGAAAAAATAATTGATGATTCAGCAATAGTTGAGCAAAAGTATGAATCCATAGCAAGGCTAATTTCAGGTGTTGCCCATGATTTCAATAATATAATTTCAATTATTATGGGCAATGCCCAGATGTGTTTGTACAAATTGGATAAAAAAGATGTGAATGCTCAAAGTTTAAGGGATTATTTAAATCCCATAATGAATGCTTGTGAGCGAGCATCCAAAATAATAAAGCAGTTGTTGGTCACAACAAAGAGGGATGAAGTTGAGTTTAAAATAGTTAATATGAATACACTTTTAAGAAATTTGATGAAACTAATCAAAGAGTTAATTGGCGAAAATATTGAAATTGTAAGTCAATTTACAGATGAGACTTGGTATATTCTGGGTAATGAAGCCAATCTGGAGCAGGTATTTCTTAATCTTACAATTAATGCGAAGGACGCAATGCCAGATGGTGGAAAAATATTTATAAAGACGGAAAATGTTGAAATTGATGAAGATATTGCGGAAAAAATAGGTGCAATTTATGCACCAAAGGTAGAACCGGGAAAGTATATTAAAATTACTTTTAAAGATACCGGTACTGGAATCCCAGAGGATATTATGGAGAAAATATTTGAACCATATTTTTCCACTAAACCTAAGGGCATTGGCACAGGGTTAGGGCTTGCTGTCGTCCATGGTATCGTAGATAAGCACCATGGGTATATCAGTGTCGAAAGTGAAAAAGGCAAAGGAACGAGCTTTTATATATATTTCCCAGTGATTACTGATGTACGTGAGCAGAAGCTTATTAAAGACACAAAAGATTTTATTGAACAATATCAAGGTAATGGAGAATTCATTCTTTATCTTGAGGATGAGGATGAATTAAGGAATATTGTATCTAAAATTTTATCAAGCAACGGTTATAGAGTAATTTCGTGTAAATACAGAAAAGATGCGGAGAAGATTGTAGGGGAACATGATGATAAAATTTCGCTTTTCTTCGCTGATATTGTGCTAATAGATGGTAGTGGTTTTGATATGGCTGAATGGTTGCGAAAAAACTATTCACGTATTAAAATTTTATTGACAAGTGGATATTCTGAGAGTATTATAAATCTGAAAAAGATAATTGCAAGAAAGTTTAAGTTTATACCAAAGCCGTATTCGATTATTGAGCTTCTCAAGGAGATTAAAGAAACCATAGAAAAGAAAGATTGA
- a CDS encoding signal peptidase II translates to MEKKDKIRQVILAFGIGLILIGIDLLIKFIANSGLEYNILKDTFLPFLKLYLTHNEGYHYIFGRIPNNRLWSIGGLIFITIILGFMVRSLIKDNLSKWDRMFYLTLITLVVGATGNVWEIIFTGKATDYFIFKPFPWPSNLCDQYINAIQFIMLPLFIIRTLVLQRRKPPKSPMKIEK, encoded by the coding sequence GTGGAAAAAAAAGATAAAATCAGGCAGGTAATTCTGGCGTTTGGCATCGGTTTGATATTGATAGGTATTGATTTATTGATAAAGTTTATAGCGAACAGCGGTCTTGAATATAATATTTTAAAGGATACATTTTTACCTTTTTTAAAACTATATTTAACACATAATGAGGGTTATCATTATATATTTGGTCGGATACCAAACAATAGACTGTGGTCAATTGGAGGGCTGATTTTTATTACCATTATTCTTGGTTTTATGGTCAGAAGTCTTATTAAAGACAATCTATCGAAATGGGATAGGATGTTTTATTTAACTCTTATCACCCTTGTTGTGGGTGCTACTGGGAATGTATGGGAGATAATTTTCACAGGTAAAGCAACGGATTATTTTATTTTTAAACCTTTTCCATGGCCAAGCAATTTATGCGATCAGTATATTAATGCAATACAGTTTATAATGCTACCTCTTTTCATAATCAGAACATTGGTACTGCAAAGGAGGAAACCTCCAAAATCTCCTATGAAAATAGAAAAATAA